CCCGGCAGACATCGGCCGACAAGGCCGCAACTCCTGCCGTCGAGATCGACGGCGCGCGCGTCCTCGTGGTCGAGGCGCGCTTCTACGACAAGCTCGCGGACGAGCTCCTTGCCGGCACGACGGCGGTGCTGGAAGAAGCCGGCTGCCGCGTCGACGTCGTCACCGTGCCCGGCGCGCTGGAAATCCCCTCGGCGATCGTCATCGGCCTGCGCGCCGCCGACGAGGCCGTCGATCCCTATGAGGCGGTCGTCGCGCTCGGCACCGTCATCCGCGGCGAGACCGGCCATTACGACATCGTCGCCGGCGAGAGCTCGCGCGCGCTGATGGATCTCTCGGTCGCCTTCGCGCTGCCGCTCGGCAACGGCATCCTCACCGTCGAGAACGAGGCGCAGGCCTGGGCTCGCGCCAACCGCTCCGAGATGGACAAGGGCGGCGGCGCGGCGGAAGCGGCGCTCGCCGTGCTGCGCTACAAGCGCTCCCTGGCGGAGCCGTCGCAATGAGCCGGGCCGAGATGCGGCGCGGGGCGCGGCTCTCGGTCGTGCAGGCGCTTTACGAGATGGAAGTCGGCGGCCGTGGCGTCGTCGAGGCGATGGCCGAGTTCGAGGCCTTCTGGATCGGCAAGGAGGTCGAGGAGATCGAGCTGCCGAAGGCCGAGCTCGCCTTCTTCCGTGATATTCTCGGCGGCGTCGTGCGCGAGCAGCGCCTGGTCGACCGCACCGTCGACGATCTCTTGGCCAACAACTGGCCGCTGAAGCGGGTCGAGGCCGTGGTCCGCGCGATCCTGCGTGCCGGGGCCTATGAGCTCGCCTTCCGCAAGGACGTGCCCGGCCGCGCCGTGATCTCCGAATATGTCGCGGTTGCGCGCGCCTTCTATGAGGGCGAGGAGATCGGCATGGTCAACGCGGTGCTCGACAAGATGGCGCGGGACTTCCGCGCCGACGAGTTCGACGCGCCGGCGGCGTAGTTTAATACCTCAACCGTCATCCCGGGCGACCGAAGGGAGACCCGGGATCCATGCCGGAGCGCTTTCGGATCGGGTTCAGGCATGGATCCCGGATCGACGCGGCTATGCCGCTTGTCCGGGATGACCTTGGAACAGTTGCGGAGTTTAGCTGACCCATGGCCGATAACCAGCGCCCCGGCGAATTCGAGCTGATCGGCCGTTATTTCGCGCCGATCGCTGGGCCGGGCGGCTTGGGCCTTCTTGACGACGCCGGCCTGCTGCGGCCGGGCCGGGGCTACGAGGTCGTCGTCACCGCCGACGCACTCGTCGCAGGCGTGCATTTCTTCCCGGACGATCCGCCCGATGCGATCGGCTGGAAGGCGCTGGCGGTCAATCTCTCCGATCTGGCCGCCAAGGGCGCGAAGCCCGAAGGCTTCGTCCTGACGCTCGCCTTGCCGCGTGGCTGGACCGAATCCTGGCTCGCCAGCTTCGCGGCGGGCCTCGCCCGTATGGCCGAAAGCGGCGGCTGCCCGCTGGTCGGCGGCGACACCGTCTCGACCTCCGGGCCGCTCTCCCTGTCGATCACCGCCTTCGGCACGGTTCCGGCCGGGCGCATGGTTCGGCGTGCCGGCGCGAAGCCCGGCGATATCGTGCTCGTCTCCGGCAGCATCGGCGACGGCGCGCTCGGCCTGAAGGTGCATGGCCCAGACAAGCCGGGCTGGGTCGCGAGGCTCGGTGCCGATGAACGGGCGTTCCTGGCCGATCGTTATCTGCATCCGCAGCCGCGGTTCATTCTCGCCGACGCCCTTCAACGCCATGCCTCGGCGGCGATGGACGTCTCGGACGGCCTCGTCGGAGACCTTGCCAAGCTGCTTGCCGCTTCGGGAACAGGCGCCGAAATCGATCTCGACGCCGTCCCGCTGTCTGGTTCGGCCCGCGCCGCGCTCATGGCCGATCCCGCGCTGGCGGAACTGGCCTGGACCGGTGGAGACGACTACGAAATTCTCTGCACGGCTTCGGAAGGGGAATATTCTGCCCTGATCGCAGCCGCGGCGGAGACGATGGTTCCGCTGGTGCCGATCGGCCGGATCACGGCAGAGGCCGGCGTGGTGACATATCGGGAGAAAGGTCAACCGCGCAGCTTTGCGCAGGGCTCCTTCTCTCACTTCTGACGGCGGCGCATCGCGGGCCGCGAGGCGGCGTTGTGATGAACCAGCATGTTCCGGTCCTCGATGGCGACAGGCTCGCGAAGCGCAACGCGCTGGTGCTGGCCGGCGCGCAGGCGCTCGGCGGCGCCAACCCGGCGATCATCGTCTCGCTCGGCGGCATCGTCGGCGCGCAGCTCGTGGCGGACAAGGCCTTCGCGACGGTGCCGGTCAGCCTGCTGCAGCTCGGCATCGCGACCGGGGTCATTCCGGCCGCGATGGTCATGCGCCGGCTCGGCCGGCGCAGCGGCTATCTGATCGGCGCGCTCATAGGCGCCGCCGGTGCGAGCCTTGCGGCCGGCGGCGTCGCGCTCCAGCTGTTCTGGCTGTTCTGCTTGGGCACCTTCGTCTGCGGCCTCTACGGCTCCTTCGTCCAGAGCTACCGTTTCGCCGCGGCGGACACGGCGAGCGACGGTTTCAAGCCCCGCGCCATTTCCTGGGTGATGATCGGCGGCCTCGCCGCGGGCATCATCGGCCCCCAATCTGTGTACTGGACACGCGATCTCACGCCCTCGGCTCCCTTCGCCGCGAGCTTCCTCGCGCAAGGGCTGCTGGCGCTGCTGGCGATCGGGATCGTTTCCCAGCTACGCGCTCCGCCGGTCGCGACCGCGCGTTCCGGTGGCGGCCGCCCGCTCGGCGAGATCATGCGCCAGCCGAAGTTCATCGCCTCGGTGATTGCTTCCCTGGTCGCCTATGGCCTGATGAGCTTCGTCATGACGGCGGCGCCGATGGCGATGGTGGCCTGCGGCCATTCGGTCGGGGATGCCGCCCTCGGCATCCAGTGGCACGTGCTCGCGATGTTCGGGCCGAGCTTCTTCACCGGCCGCCTGATCGCCCGCTTCGGCAAGGGCACGATCACCTCGATCGGCCTGGTGCTCACGGCGCTTGCTGCCGTCGTCGGCCTCACCGGCCTCAGCGTGGGGCACTTCTGGCTGGCACTGATCCTGCTTGGCCTCGGCTGGAATTTCGGGTTCATCGGCGCGACCGCGCTGGTGACGGATTGCTATCGGCCGGAAGAGCGGGTGAAAGTGCAGGCGGCGAACGACTTCCTCGTCTTCGGCTCGGTTGCCATCGCCTCCTTCTCGGCCGGGGGGCTGCTCAGCCATGGTGGCTGGGACAGCGTCAACTGGCTCGTCTTCCCGCCTGTCGCCATCGCTCTCGCGATGGTTGCCTGGCAGCGCCTCCAGCGCCCGGCGGCCGCCTGAGCGCTGCGGCGCTTCGTCCATCCTTGGAGACATCCGAATGACCAACCGCGCATTCCCGCCCGCGACCGGCCGCGTGCCGCCCGGCGCGATCGGCCATAATCGCGGCGTCGTGCGCTCCAACTACGCCTTCATGCCCCCTGAAGGCGTGCTGATCAGCCGCCTGCCGCAATACCGGGACACGATCGTGCGCGTTCTCGCCGCGCCTGTCCTCGGCGCCTTCTTTGCCCAGTATGTGCTCGAGATCGCGCCGGGTGGCGGCACGCCGGCCGCCTTCAGCGAGGAAGGCGTCCAGCATTTCTTCTACGTTCTGTCCGGTGAAGTGAGCTTCGCAATCGAGGGTGCCGCGCCCCAAGGGATGGCCGCGGGTGGCTTCGCCTATCTCCCGCCGGCGACGCCCTTCACGCTGCGCAACGAATCGGCCGGGCCCGCTCGCGTCCTCGCCCTGCGCAAGCGCTACGAGGCGGCGCCTGGTCTCGCCATCCCCGAGCCGATCCTGTCGCATCAGGACGCGGTGCCGATGACGAATCACACCGGCATGGAAGGGCGCGCCTTCCAGTTCCTGCTGCCCTATGGCGACATGCGGTTCGACTTCGAAATGAACCTGATGTGGTTCAAGCCCGGCGTCTGCTTTCCTGCCGTCGAGACCCATGTGATGGAGCACGGTCTTTATATGCTGGAAGGGCAGGGGCTCTATTTGCTCGGCGAGGACTGGCACGAGATCTGGGCGCAGGATTTCATCTGGATGGGTGGGTATTGCCCGCAACAATTCTATCCGACCGGCCAAGTCGACGCCTGTTATCTGCTCTACAAGAACGTCAATCGCGACTTCGCGCTCTGAGCTTTCGCGGGTCTGCCTGACATTCGACCAAATTTGTAAGCCGAGGCGTTTGCGCTCCTCGCCGAAACTTGCCACAAATTCGCCTGACACTGGCGACGCGGAGCGGGCCTTGAGTCTTTAGGGCCCGTTTTTTCGCTGCCTGACGTCCAACGCTGCAAAGAGGAGCGACAGCGCTCCCGACGGCTCGGAAGCTCAAGGTCAGGAAAACGAATGTCAGCTCTGCTTCTCATCATCATATTGAGTGCGCTTTCCATAGCCTACGGCGTCTGGGCCTATGGCGATGTGATGAAGCGCGATGCCGGCAACCAGCGCATGCAGGAGATTTCCGGCGCGGTCGCCGAAGGCGCGCAGGCCTATCTCAAGCGTCAGTACATGACCATTTCGATGGTCGGCGTCGTGCTCTTCGTCGTACTCGCCTGGCTGCTCGGCAAATGGGTGGCGATCGGCTTCCTGATCGGCGCGGTACTTTCGGGCATGGCGGGCTTCATCGGCATGAACGTCTCGGTGCGCGCCAACGTCCGTACCGCCCAGGCGGCGATGCAGTCGCTGGGTGAGGGCCTCGACGTCGCCTTCAAGGCCGGCGCCGTCACCGGCATGCTCGTCGCCGGCCTCGCGCTGCTCGGCGTCGCCGTCTACTACGGCATCCTGACCTCCTATCTCGGCTTCGAGGCCTCCAGCCGCACGGTCATCGATTCGCTGGTGGCGCTCGGCTTCGGTGCCTCGCTGATCTCGATCTTCGCCCGTCTCGGCGGCGGCATCTTCACCAAGGGCGCCGACGTTGGCGCCGACCTCGTCGGCAAGGTCGAGGCCGGCATCCCCGAGGACGACCCGCGCAACCCGGCGACCATCGCCGACAATGTCGGCGACAATGTCGGCGACTGCGCCGGCATGGCCGCCGATCTGTTCGAGACCTATGCGGTGACGCTGGTCGCGACCATGGTGCTCGCCGCGATCTTCTTCGCCGGCCAGCCGGTGCTGGGCACGATGATGCTCTATCCGATGGCGATCGGCGCGGCCTGCATCGTCACCTCGATCATCGGCACCTTCTTCGTGAAGCTCGGCGCCAACCAGTCGATCATGGGCGCGCTCTACAAGGGCTTCATCGCCGCTGGCGTGCTTTCGGTCGGGGCGATCGCGGCGGTGAACTACGCCATGTTCGGCGGCTTCTCGGCGTCCTTCACCACGGGGCAGGGCATCACCTTCACCTCGGGCGGCCTCTTCGGCTGCGCGCTGGTCGGCCTCGCGGTGACGCTGCTGATCGTCGTCATCACCGAATACTACACCGGCACCGGCAAGCGCCCGGTGGTCTCGATCGCCCAGGCCTCGGTCACCGGCCACGGCACCAACGTCATCCAGGGCCTCGCGGTCTCGCTGGAATCGACTGCGCTGCCGACCATCGTGATCATCGCCGGTATCATCGTGTCCTATGGTCTCGCCGGCCTGTTCGGCATCGCCATCGCGACGACCGCGATGCTGGCGCTGGCGGGCGTGGTCGTGGCGCTCGACGCCTTCGGTCCCGTCACCGACAATGCCGGCGGCATCGCCGAGATGGCGGGCCTGCCCAAGGAAGTCCGCCACTCCACCGATGCGCTCGACGCGGTCGGCAACACCACCAAGGCGATCACCAAGGGCTATGCGATCGGCTCCGCCGGCCTCGGAGCGCTCGTGCTCTTCGCGGCCTATACCTCGGACCTCAACTTCTTCATCGCCGAGGCCAACAAGGCGGGCTCGACCACCTTCCAGTACTTCAAGGGCGTGGTCGTCGATTTCTCGCTGTCGAACCCCTACGTCGTCGTCGGCCTGCTGCTCGGCGGCCTCATCCCCTTCCTCTTCGCCGGCATGGGCATGACCGCGGTCGGCCGCGCCGCCGGTTCGGTGGTGGAGGAGGTCCGGCGCCAGTTCAAGGAGAAGCCCGGCATCATGGCGGGCACGGACCGGCCCGATTACGGCCGTGCCGTCGACATGCTGACCCGCGCCGCGATCAAGGAAATGATCGTGCCGTCCCTGCTGCCGGTGCTGGCGCCGATCGTGACCTATTTCGTGATCTACGCGATCGCCGGCAAGAACAACGCCTTCGCCTCGGTCGGCGCCATGCTGATGGGCGTCATCGTCACCGGCATCTTCGTGGCGATCTCGATGACCTCGGGCGGCGGCGCCTGGGACAATGCTAAGAAGAGCTTCGAGGACGGCTTCGTCGACAAGGACGGCGTGCGCCACATGAAGGGCTCGGAGGCGCATAAGGCCTCGGTCACCGGCGACACCGTCGGCGACCCCTACAAGGACACGGCGGGGCCCGCCGTGAACCCGGCGATCAAGATCACCAACATCATCGCACTGCTGCTGCTGGCGATCCTGGCGCATTCCTGAGCACAAGCATCTTCGCAAAAATCCAACCCGCGGCGAAGGCCGCGGGTTTTTCTTTTTGGCCAATGGTTTAGATGCCGCAATTGACTCAGCTTCGCAGGCTCTTGAATCAGGCTGCGAAGCTACGGCCGGAACCGTAGCGTTCCCGCATGCATCGACGCGTCGCTGCTGTCATGTTTCGCCAACCCAAGGAGAAACATATGTCGATGCAAGCGCTGGATGCCCCGGCCGCAACGCCGAACCGTGCCACCGAACTCGCCCTGCTGCTGGCGCTCGCCACGCTCTGGGGCGGCTCCTACACCTTCATCAAGATTGGTGTGGAGACCATTCCGCCGCTGACCCTGATCGCAGCCCGCACCCTGATCGCCGGTTTGATCCTGCTCGCCGTCATGCGCTGGCGCGGCCTGCGCTTGCCGCGCGATCCCGTCATCTGGCGGCGCTTCCTGACGCAGGCCTGCCTCAACAGCGTCGTGCCCTTCACGCTGATCGCCTGGGCCGAGCGCAGCGTCGATGCGGGCCTCGCCTCGATCCTCAACGGCACCACGCCGGTCTTCGTCTTCCTGATCTCGCTGATGTTGATGCCGGGGCAGCGCCCGGACTGGCGCAAGGGGCTCGGAGTCGGTGCCGGCATCGCCGGCGTCAGCCTGATCGTCGGCGTCGACGCCTTTTCCGGCCTTGGCCATGCCGTACTGCCGCAACTCGCCATCATCGCGGCGACGGTCGCCTATGCCTGCGCCGCCCTGTTCGGACGCAACTTCTCCGGCATGGATCCCTTGCTGCCCGCCGCAGGCTCGATGCTGGCCGGCACGGCCTTGCTCATTCCGGCGGCGCTGATCGTGGACCGGCCCTGGACCCTCGCTCCGTCGCAGGAATCGGTCATGGCGCTGATCGCCCTGTCCGTCTTCTCGACGGCGCTCGCCTTCGCCATCTATTTCCGCCTGATCCGCACGCTCGGCTCGGTCGGGACGACGGCCGTGTCCTATGTCCGCGTGCCGATCGGCGTCGTCATCGGCCTCGTCTTCCTGGGCGAGACTCTAAGCTCCACCGCCTGGGTCGGCCTCGGCTTCGTGGTTGTCGGCGTCATGGCGATGACGCTACCGGAGCGGCGCCCGGCCGTGGAGCGTTGAAGCCGAGGCGGGCTGATCGGGGCGGGCCGGGGGAGTCGCGGTACCGGTCTGCCTGGGCCGGCATCTGGGCCGAATTTCGCGGCTCCGACCGGTATTGGAGACCCACGTAAACGACTGTGCCGCCTGCCTTTGGTGAACGTTTTGATTAACCGTGGACTAAAACTGCGATTGCGGGAGGCCGAGGGCGAGATCATTCTGAATGCTGCAGCGCGAGCATTTGGAGCGGAAGCGATCATGTCCCTGGCAACCATGGCCCCGGTTCGCGTTGAGGCGACCTCGCAGGCCGTTGGGCCTGCACCCGCCTCCACCGCCGAGTACTTTCGCAGCGTCTCGCCGAACTGGCACTCGGAATGGGCCTGGGACAATTACGAGC
Above is a genomic segment from Bosea sp. NBC_00550 containing:
- the ribH gene encoding 6,7-dimethyl-8-ribityllumazine synthase, producing MAGPRQTSADKAATPAVEIDGARVLVVEARFYDKLADELLAGTTAVLEEAGCRVDVVTVPGALEIPSAIVIGLRAADEAVDPYEAVVALGTVIRGETGHYDIVAGESSRALMDLSVAFALPLGNGILTVENEAQAWARANRSEMDKGGGAAEAALAVLRYKRSLAEPSQ
- the nusB gene encoding transcription antitermination factor NusB → MSRAEMRRGARLSVVQALYEMEVGGRGVVEAMAEFEAFWIGKEVEEIELPKAELAFFRDILGGVVREQRLVDRTVDDLLANNWPLKRVEAVVRAILRAGAYELAFRKDVPGRAVISEYVAVARAFYEGEEIGMVNAVLDKMARDFRADEFDAPAA
- the thiL gene encoding thiamine-phosphate kinase yields the protein MADNQRPGEFELIGRYFAPIAGPGGLGLLDDAGLLRPGRGYEVVVTADALVAGVHFFPDDPPDAIGWKALAVNLSDLAAKGAKPEGFVLTLALPRGWTESWLASFAAGLARMAESGGCPLVGGDTVSTSGPLSLSITAFGTVPAGRMVRRAGAKPGDIVLVSGSIGDGALGLKVHGPDKPGWVARLGADERAFLADRYLHPQPRFILADALQRHASAAMDVSDGLVGDLAKLLAASGTGAEIDLDAVPLSGSARAALMADPALAELAWTGGDDYEILCTASEGEYSALIAAAAETMVPLVPIGRITAEAGVVTYREKGQPRSFAQGSFSHF
- a CDS encoding MFS transporter, giving the protein MNQHVPVLDGDRLAKRNALVLAGAQALGGANPAIIVSLGGIVGAQLVADKAFATVPVSLLQLGIATGVIPAAMVMRRLGRRSGYLIGALIGAAGASLAAGGVALQLFWLFCLGTFVCGLYGSFVQSYRFAAADTASDGFKPRAISWVMIGGLAAGIIGPQSVYWTRDLTPSAPFAASFLAQGLLALLAIGIVSQLRAPPVATARSGGGRPLGEIMRQPKFIASVIASLVAYGLMSFVMTAAPMAMVACGHSVGDAALGIQWHVLAMFGPSFFTGRLIARFGKGTITSIGLVLTALAAVVGLTGLSVGHFWLALILLGLGWNFGFIGATALVTDCYRPEERVKVQAANDFLVFGSVAIASFSAGGLLSHGGWDSVNWLVFPPVAIALAMVAWQRLQRPAAA
- the allE gene encoding (S)-ureidoglycine aminohydrolase, which translates into the protein MTNRAFPPATGRVPPGAIGHNRGVVRSNYAFMPPEGVLISRLPQYRDTIVRVLAAPVLGAFFAQYVLEIAPGGGTPAAFSEEGVQHFFYVLSGEVSFAIEGAAPQGMAAGGFAYLPPATPFTLRNESAGPARVLALRKRYEAAPGLAIPEPILSHQDAVPMTNHTGMEGRAFQFLLPYGDMRFDFEMNLMWFKPGVCFPAVETHVMEHGLYMLEGQGLYLLGEDWHEIWAQDFIWMGGYCPQQFYPTGQVDACYLLYKNVNRDFAL
- a CDS encoding sodium-translocating pyrophosphatase, whose product is MSALLLIIILSALSIAYGVWAYGDVMKRDAGNQRMQEISGAVAEGAQAYLKRQYMTISMVGVVLFVVLAWLLGKWVAIGFLIGAVLSGMAGFIGMNVSVRANVRTAQAAMQSLGEGLDVAFKAGAVTGMLVAGLALLGVAVYYGILTSYLGFEASSRTVIDSLVALGFGASLISIFARLGGGIFTKGADVGADLVGKVEAGIPEDDPRNPATIADNVGDNVGDCAGMAADLFETYAVTLVATMVLAAIFFAGQPVLGTMMLYPMAIGAACIVTSIIGTFFVKLGANQSIMGALYKGFIAAGVLSVGAIAAVNYAMFGGFSASFTTGQGITFTSGGLFGCALVGLAVTLLIVVITEYYTGTGKRPVVSIAQASVTGHGTNVIQGLAVSLESTALPTIVIIAGIIVSYGLAGLFGIAIATTAMLALAGVVVALDAFGPVTDNAGGIAEMAGLPKEVRHSTDALDAVGNTTKAITKGYAIGSAGLGALVLFAAYTSDLNFFIAEANKAGSTTFQYFKGVVVDFSLSNPYVVVGLLLGGLIPFLFAGMGMTAVGRAAGSVVEEVRRQFKEKPGIMAGTDRPDYGRAVDMLTRAAIKEMIVPSLLPVLAPIVTYFVIYAIAGKNNAFASVGAMLMGVIVTGIFVAISMTSGGGAWDNAKKSFEDGFVDKDGVRHMKGSEAHKASVTGDTVGDPYKDTAGPAVNPAIKITNIIALLLLAILAHS
- a CDS encoding DMT family transporter, with amino-acid sequence MSMQALDAPAATPNRATELALLLALATLWGGSYTFIKIGVETIPPLTLIAARTLIAGLILLAVMRWRGLRLPRDPVIWRRFLTQACLNSVVPFTLIAWAERSVDAGLASILNGTTPVFVFLISLMLMPGQRPDWRKGLGVGAGIAGVSLIVGVDAFSGLGHAVLPQLAIIAATVAYACAALFGRNFSGMDPLLPAAGSMLAGTALLIPAALIVDRPWTLAPSQESVMALIALSVFSTALAFAIYFRLIRTLGSVGTTAVSYVRVPIGVVIGLVFLGETLSSTAWVGLGFVVVGVMAMTLPERRPAVER